In Platichthys flesus chromosome 20, fPlaFle2.1, whole genome shotgun sequence, a single genomic region encodes these proteins:
- the abcc3 gene encoding ATP-binding cassette sub-family C member 3 isoform X2 codes for MEPLCGPGSPFWEANQTFHTERPDLTECFQLSVLSWLPCIYLWFVCPFYLFYLKRNNRGYIMMSIMNRFKTVFGLLLWIVCWTDLFYTFHEMGLGDVRPPIYFVTPLVLGMTMLLATFLIQFERLRGVQSSGVLFIFWFLSVLCAIVPFRSKILQASSQSEVKDKLRFTTFYFYFSLALCEFILCCFNEKPPLFSTVVTDPNPCPEATAGFLSSMTFWWFTSMAVKGYKMPLEAKDLWSLNKRDSSKVMVPNLLREWEKELAKAKSEPHLSTQAVYSKPLSSSTNHIKEGGGGGGGGESSPEEVEVLLSNQKAAPHKPSFLRSLIRAFGPYFMIGSAYKLMQDIVTFVNPQLLRMLIKFTKEKGVPDWWGYALAFLMFFTAILQTLILHHHFQYCFVTGMNVRTAIIGAIYRKSLVITNAAKRSTTVGEVVNLMSVDAQRFMDLTTFLNMLWSAPLQIMLALYFLWQNLGPSVLAGVAVMIMLIPLNAVIAMKTRAYQVEQMQYKDSRIKLMNEILNGIKVLKLYAWENSFRDKVLDIRQKELNTLRKTAYLGALSTMAWTSAPFLVALTTFAVYVNVDENNILDAEKAFVSLALFNILRFPLNMLPQVISSMVQTSVSLKRIQNFLSHDELDPNSVDRKNNSTEFSVTVVNGKFTWSKEDLPVLQNINVMVPQGSLLAVVGHVGCGKSSLISALLGEMEKLEGEISIRGSVAYVPQQAWIQNATLRDNILFGIAYNEQKYRCVLEACALTPDLEVLPGGDMTEIGEKGINLSGGQRQRVSLARALYSDADVYLLDDPLSAVDAHVAKHIFDNLIGPEGALKGKTRILVTHGISFLPQVDNIMVIVEGRVSEMGSYQELLTQNGAFAEFLRTYALEDMVEEDQALDELIEDEESFPDDALSNHTDMVDNEPVVNETKRNFIRQISVISSDGENPRCRSVRRQGCSQRKSPEPQEKKKPLEMEKLIQSETSATGRVKTKVYLEYAKAVGPLLSVFICFLYGCQSASAIGANIWLSQWTNDASKNQTKENAVMRVGVYAALGTAQGVLVLMSSFTLAMGNIGAARKLHSDLLTNKLQTPQSFFDTTPIGRIINRFAKDIYVIDEALPSTVLMFLGTFFVSLSTMIVIISSTPIFAIVIAPLTFIYVFVQRFYVATSRQLKRLESVSRSPIYSHFSETITGSSVIRAYGRHSAFVLMSDLKVDENQKSYFPGIVSNRWLGVRIEFIGNCIVLFAAVFAVTGKENLNPGLVGLSVSYALQVTMSLNWMVRMTSDLENNIVAVERVKEYSETKTEAPWEIEDKKPPPDWPREGNVHFQDYSVRYREGLDLVLKNLTLSVKGGEKIGIVGRTGAGKSSMTLCLFRILEAAGGEITIDDVKISEIGLHDLRSKLTIIPQEPVLFSGSLRMNLDPFDKCTDEAVWKALEHSHLDKFVSNAPAKLELECAEGGENLSVGQRQLVCLARALLRKTRILILDEATAAIDLETDDLIQSTIRTQFEDCTVFTIAHRLNTIMDYTRVLVLDKGQVAEFDTPANLLSQKGIFYSMAKDAGLVL; via the exons GTGTTTGGCTTGTTGTTATGGATAGTGTGTTGGACAGATCTCTTCTACACATTCCACGAAATGGGGCTGGGGGACGTCCGACCGCCCATCTACTTTGTCACCCCACTGGTTCTTGGCATGACCATG ctgctggCCACGTTTCTGATCCAGTTTGAGAGGTTACGTGGGGTTCAGTCCTCAGGggtcctcttcatcttctggTTCCTGTCTGTGTTATGTGCCATTGTGCCTTTCCGCTCCAAGATCCTACAGGCCTCCAGCCAg AGTGAGGTGAAAGACAAGCTGCGATTCACCACGTTCTACTTTTACTTCAGTCTGGCGCTGTGCGAGTtcatcctctgctgcttcaaTGAGaaacctcctctcttctccactGTCGTCACAGACCCT AACCCCTGCCCTGAAGCCACAGCaggttttctctcctccatgACATTTTGGTGGTTCACAAG tatGGCTGTTAAAGGCTACAAAATGCCCCTAGAGGCCAAAGACCTGTGGTCTCTGAACAAGCGTGACAGCTCCAAGGTGATGGTCCCAAATCTCCTCAGAGAGTGGGAGAAGGAGCTGGCCAAAGCCAAGAG CGAACCGCATCTGTCCACCCAGGCTGTGTACTCCAAGCCCCTGTCGTCGAGCACCAACCATAtcaaagaaggaggaggaggaggtggaggaggtgaaagtaGCCCAGAGGAAGTAGAGGTGCTGCTGTCCAATCAGAAAGCTGCTCCCCATAAACCGTCCTTCCTGCGTTCCCTCATCAGAGCCTTCGGACCCTACTTTATGATAGGCTCAGCCTACAAGCTCATGCAGGATATCGTCACTTTCGTCAACCCTCAACTGCTTAG GATGTTGATCAAATTCACAAAAGAGAAGGGTGTTCCTGATTGGTGGGGTTACGCACTGGCCTTCCTCATGTTCTTCACAGCTATCCTGCAGACTCTCATTCTTCACCATCACTTTCAGTACTGTTTTGTCACCGGCATGAATGTACGCACAGCTATCATAGGAGCAATCTACAGGAAG TCTCTGGTGATAACTAACGCCGCCAAGCGTTCAACTACAGTGGGAGAGGTAGTCAACCTGATGTCTGTGGACGCACAGAGGTTCATGGACCTCACCACCTTCCTCAACATGTTGTGGTCGGCTCCTCTTCAGATTATGCTGGCACTTTATTTTCTGTGGCAG AACCTCGGTCCATCTGTGCTGGCTGGGGTAGCTGTCATGATCATGCTGATCCCATTAAACGCTGTCATCGCTATGAAGACCCGGGCCTACCAG GTGGAGCAAATGCAGTACAAGGACTCCCGTATCAAGCTGATGAATGAGATCCTAAACGGCATAAAAGTTCTAAAGCTGTACGCCTGGGAGAACTCCTTCAGAGACAAGGTCCTGGACATTCGGCAGAAGGAGCTCAACACTTTGCGCAAAACAGCCTACCTGGGAGCGCTGTCCACCATGGCCTGGACCAGCGCACCTTTCCTG GTTGCCTTGACGACGTTTGCTGTTTATGTGAATGTGGATGAGAACAACATCCTGGACGCAGAGAAGGCCTTTGTGTCACTCGCGCTCTTTAACATCCTCAGGTTTCCTCTCAACATGCTTCCCCAGGTCATCAGCAGCATGGTGCAG ACCAGTGTCTCACTGAAGCGGATCCAGAATTTCCTGAGTCATGATGAGCTGGACCCAAATTCAGTGGACCGAAAGAACAACTCCACAG AATTCTCAGTGACAGTTGTAAATGGAAAGTTTACCTGGAGTAAAGAAGATCTTCCTGTTCTGCAGAA CATCAATGTGATGGTACCCCAGGGCTCCCTGCTGGCAGTGGTGGGCCACGTTGGTTGTGGGAAATCCTCCCTGATCTCTGCGCTGCTGGGAGAAATGGAGAAACTGGAGGGAGAGATTTCTATTCGG GGATCAGTGGCGTACGTACCGCAGCAGGCCTGGATACAGAACGCCACCCTGCGTGACAACATCCTGTTTGGTATAGCCTACAATGAGCAGAAGTACCGCTGCGTACTGGAAGCCTGTgctttgacccctgacctcgAGGTGTTGCCTGGAGGAGACATGACTGAGATAGGAGAGAAG GGGATCAACCTCTCCGGTGGCCAGAGGCAGAGGGTGAGCCTGGCCCGAGCCCTGTACAGTGACGCTGATGTCTACCTGCTGGACGACCCGCTGTCCGCTGTGGACGCCCACGTTGCCAAACACATCTTTGACAACCTCATCGGTCCAGAGGGGGCACTGAAGGGCAAG ACACGCATCTTGGTGACCCACGGCATCAGCTTCCTGCCTCAGGTGGACAACATAATGGTGATAGTGGAGGGTCGGGTGTCAGAGATGGGCTCCTACCAGGAGCTGCTCACACAGAACGGGGCCTTCGCAGAGTTTCTGAGGACCTACGCCCTGGAGGATATGGTTGAGGAGGACCAGGCCCTTG ACGAGTTAATTGAAGATGAGGAGTCGTTCCCTGATGATGCCCTTAGCAACCACACAGACATGGTGGACAACGAGCCAGTGGTCAATGAAACGAAGAGAAATTTCATAAG GCAGATCAGCGTCATTTCATCAGATGGGGAGAACCCCAGGTGTCGCTCAGTGAGGAGACAGGGCTGCAGCCAGAGGAAATCCCCAGAGccacaagagaagaagaaaccacTTGAGATGGAGAAACTCATCCAGTCAGAGACTTCAGCAACCGGCAGG GTGAAGACAAAAGTGTACCTGGAGTATGCCAAGGCCGTGGGACCCCTGCTGTCAGTGTTCATCTGTTTCCTGTACGGCTGTCAGAGTGCATCCGCCATCGGAGCAAACATCTGGCTCAGCCAGTGGACTAATGATGCTTCAAAAAATCAGACTAAGGAGAATGCAGTTATGAGGGTGGGGGTGTATGCAGCATTGGGCACTGCACAAG GTGTCCTGGTCCTGATGTCTTCCTTCACTCTTGCCATGGGGAACATTGGGGCAGCCCGGAAGCTGCACAGTGACCTGCTCACCAACAAACTTCAAACGCCACAGTCTTTCTTTGATACCACGCCTATAGGACGCATCATCAACCGCTTCGCCAAGGACATCTACGTGATAGACGAGGCCCTTCCATCCACTGTGCTCATGTTCCTGGGCACCTTCTTCGTTTCTCTCTCCACAATGATAGTTATCATTTCCAGCACACCCATCTTTGCTATTGTCATAGCGCCCCTGACTTTCATATACGTCTTTGTCCAG AGATTTTACGTTGCCACATCCCGGCAGCTAAAGCGCTTGGAGTCGGTCAGCCGCTCTCCCATATACTCCCATTTCTCTGAGACCATCACTGGCTCTAGTGTAATCCGAGCCTATGGCAGACACTCTGCCTTTGTTCTGATGAGTGATCTGAAAGTGGATGAGAACCAAAAGAGTTACTTCCCTGGTATAGTGTCCAACAG GTGGCTCGGGGTGCGTATTGAGTTCATTGGGAACTGCATTGTGTTGTTTGCTGCCGTGTTTGCTGTGACTGGTAAGGAGAACCTGAATCCCGGCCTCGTGGGTCTGTCGGTGTCCTACGCTCTGCAG GTGACCATGTCTCTGAACTGGATGGTGAGAATGACTTCCGATCTGGAAAACAACATAGTAGCGGTTGAGAGAGTGAAGGAGTACTCTGAAACCAAGACAGAG GCCCCCTGGGAGATAGAGGACAAGAAGCCCCCCCCTGACTGGCCCAGGGAAGGGAACGTGCATTTCCAGGACTACAGCGTTCGGTACAGAGAGGGACTGGACCTCGTCCTGAAGAACCTGACGCTCAGCGTCAAGGGGGGAGAGAAG ATTGGCATTGTGGGTCGTACAGGAGCCGGCAAGTCTTCCATGACGCTCTGCCTCTTCAGAATACtggaagctgcaggaggagagattaCCATCGACGACGTGAAGATCTCTGAAATAGGTCTGCATGACCTGAGGTCCAAACTCACCATCATtccacag GAGCCTGTTCTGTTCTCTGGCAGCCTGAGGATGAACCTTGACCCCTTCGACAAGTGCACTGATGAAGCGGTGTGGAAAGCTCTGGAGCATTCTCACCTTGACAAGTTTGTCAGCAACGCGCCGGCAAAGCTGGAGCTGGAGtgtgcagagggaggagagaatcTCAG TGTGGGCCAGAGGCAGCTGGTGTGTTTGGCTCGGGCTCtcctgaggaagacgaggatcCTCATCCTGGATGAGGCTACAGCTGCTATCGACCTGGAGACGGATGATCTGATTCAGTCCACCATAAGGACTCAGTTCGAAGACTGCACCGTCTTTACCATCGCACACAGGCTCAACACAATCATGGATTACACAAG AGTGTTGGTGTTGGACAAGGGACAGGTCGCAGAGTTTGACACTCCCGCAAACCTGCTGTCTCAGAAAGGAATCTTCTACAGCATGGCTAAAGACGCGGGACTGGTGCTGTAG
- the abcc3 gene encoding ATP-binding cassette sub-family C member 3 isoform X3: MEPLCGPGSPFWEANQTFHTERPDLTECFQLSVLSWLPCIYLWFVCPFYLFYLKRNNRGYIMMSIMNRFKTVFGLLLWIVCWTDLFYTFHEMGLGDVRPPIYFVTPLVLGMTMLLATFLIQFERLRGVQSSGVLFIFWFLSVLCAIVPFRSKILQASSQSEVKDKLRFTTFYFYFSLALCEFILCCFNEKPPLFSTVVTDPNPCPEATAGFLSSMTFWWFTSMAVKGYKMPLEAKDLWSLNKRDSSKVMVPNLLREWEKELAKAKSEPHLSTQAVYSKPLSSSTNHIKEGGGGGGGGESSPEEVEVLLSNQKAAPHKPSFLRSLIRAFGPYFMIGSAYKLMQDIVTFVNPQLLRMLIKFTKEKGVPDWWGYALAFLMFFTAILQTLILHHHFQYCFVTGMNVRTAIIGAIYRKSLVITNAAKRSTTVGEVVNLMSVDAQRFMDLTTFLNMLWSAPLQIMLALYFLWQNLGPSVLAGVAVMIMLIPLNAVIAMKTRAYQVEQMQYKDSRIKLMNEILNGIKVLKLYAWENSFRDKVLDIRQKELNTLRKTAYLGALSTMAWTSAPFLVALTTFAVYVNVDENNILDAEKAFVSLALFNILRFPLNMLPQVISSMVQTSVSLKRIQNFLSHDELDPNSVDRKNNSTEFSVTVVNGKFTWSKEDLPVLQNINVMVPQGSLLAVVGHVGCGKSSLISALLGEMEKLEGEISIRGSVAYVPQQAWIQNATLRDNILFGIAYNEQKYRCVLEACALTPDLEVLPGGDMTEIGEKGINLSGGQRQRVSLARALYSDADVYLLDDPLSAVDAHVAKHIFDNLIGPEGALKGKTRILVTHGISFLPQVDNIMVIVEGRVSEMGSYQELLTQNGAFAEFLRTYALEDMVEEDQALDELIEDEESFPDDALSNHTDMVDNEPVVNETKRNFIRQISVISSDGENPRCRSVRRQGCSQRKSPEPQEKKKPLEMEKLIQSETSATGRVKTKVYLEYAKAVGPLLSVFICFLYGCQSASAIGANIWLSQWTNDASKNQTKENAVMRVGVYAALGTAQGVLLLVNCLLCRAYSMLRAAKLTHYNMLQGVLRAPQAFFESTPTGRLLNRFSKDIDAIDSHIPENIDIWMRTF; the protein is encoded by the exons GTGTTTGGCTTGTTGTTATGGATAGTGTGTTGGACAGATCTCTTCTACACATTCCACGAAATGGGGCTGGGGGACGTCCGACCGCCCATCTACTTTGTCACCCCACTGGTTCTTGGCATGACCATG ctgctggCCACGTTTCTGATCCAGTTTGAGAGGTTACGTGGGGTTCAGTCCTCAGGggtcctcttcatcttctggTTCCTGTCTGTGTTATGTGCCATTGTGCCTTTCCGCTCCAAGATCCTACAGGCCTCCAGCCAg AGTGAGGTGAAAGACAAGCTGCGATTCACCACGTTCTACTTTTACTTCAGTCTGGCGCTGTGCGAGTtcatcctctgctgcttcaaTGAGaaacctcctctcttctccactGTCGTCACAGACCCT AACCCCTGCCCTGAAGCCACAGCaggttttctctcctccatgACATTTTGGTGGTTCACAAG tatGGCTGTTAAAGGCTACAAAATGCCCCTAGAGGCCAAAGACCTGTGGTCTCTGAACAAGCGTGACAGCTCCAAGGTGATGGTCCCAAATCTCCTCAGAGAGTGGGAGAAGGAGCTGGCCAAAGCCAAGAG CGAACCGCATCTGTCCACCCAGGCTGTGTACTCCAAGCCCCTGTCGTCGAGCACCAACCATAtcaaagaaggaggaggaggaggtggaggaggtgaaagtaGCCCAGAGGAAGTAGAGGTGCTGCTGTCCAATCAGAAAGCTGCTCCCCATAAACCGTCCTTCCTGCGTTCCCTCATCAGAGCCTTCGGACCCTACTTTATGATAGGCTCAGCCTACAAGCTCATGCAGGATATCGTCACTTTCGTCAACCCTCAACTGCTTAG GATGTTGATCAAATTCACAAAAGAGAAGGGTGTTCCTGATTGGTGGGGTTACGCACTGGCCTTCCTCATGTTCTTCACAGCTATCCTGCAGACTCTCATTCTTCACCATCACTTTCAGTACTGTTTTGTCACCGGCATGAATGTACGCACAGCTATCATAGGAGCAATCTACAGGAAG TCTCTGGTGATAACTAACGCCGCCAAGCGTTCAACTACAGTGGGAGAGGTAGTCAACCTGATGTCTGTGGACGCACAGAGGTTCATGGACCTCACCACCTTCCTCAACATGTTGTGGTCGGCTCCTCTTCAGATTATGCTGGCACTTTATTTTCTGTGGCAG AACCTCGGTCCATCTGTGCTGGCTGGGGTAGCTGTCATGATCATGCTGATCCCATTAAACGCTGTCATCGCTATGAAGACCCGGGCCTACCAG GTGGAGCAAATGCAGTACAAGGACTCCCGTATCAAGCTGATGAATGAGATCCTAAACGGCATAAAAGTTCTAAAGCTGTACGCCTGGGAGAACTCCTTCAGAGACAAGGTCCTGGACATTCGGCAGAAGGAGCTCAACACTTTGCGCAAAACAGCCTACCTGGGAGCGCTGTCCACCATGGCCTGGACCAGCGCACCTTTCCTG GTTGCCTTGACGACGTTTGCTGTTTATGTGAATGTGGATGAGAACAACATCCTGGACGCAGAGAAGGCCTTTGTGTCACTCGCGCTCTTTAACATCCTCAGGTTTCCTCTCAACATGCTTCCCCAGGTCATCAGCAGCATGGTGCAG ACCAGTGTCTCACTGAAGCGGATCCAGAATTTCCTGAGTCATGATGAGCTGGACCCAAATTCAGTGGACCGAAAGAACAACTCCACAG AATTCTCAGTGACAGTTGTAAATGGAAAGTTTACCTGGAGTAAAGAAGATCTTCCTGTTCTGCAGAA CATCAATGTGATGGTACCCCAGGGCTCCCTGCTGGCAGTGGTGGGCCACGTTGGTTGTGGGAAATCCTCCCTGATCTCTGCGCTGCTGGGAGAAATGGAGAAACTGGAGGGAGAGATTTCTATTCGG GGATCAGTGGCGTACGTACCGCAGCAGGCCTGGATACAGAACGCCACCCTGCGTGACAACATCCTGTTTGGTATAGCCTACAATGAGCAGAAGTACCGCTGCGTACTGGAAGCCTGTgctttgacccctgacctcgAGGTGTTGCCTGGAGGAGACATGACTGAGATAGGAGAGAAG GGGATCAACCTCTCCGGTGGCCAGAGGCAGAGGGTGAGCCTGGCCCGAGCCCTGTACAGTGACGCTGATGTCTACCTGCTGGACGACCCGCTGTCCGCTGTGGACGCCCACGTTGCCAAACACATCTTTGACAACCTCATCGGTCCAGAGGGGGCACTGAAGGGCAAG ACACGCATCTTGGTGACCCACGGCATCAGCTTCCTGCCTCAGGTGGACAACATAATGGTGATAGTGGAGGGTCGGGTGTCAGAGATGGGCTCCTACCAGGAGCTGCTCACACAGAACGGGGCCTTCGCAGAGTTTCTGAGGACCTACGCCCTGGAGGATATGGTTGAGGAGGACCAGGCCCTTG ACGAGTTAATTGAAGATGAGGAGTCGTTCCCTGATGATGCCCTTAGCAACCACACAGACATGGTGGACAACGAGCCAGTGGTCAATGAAACGAAGAGAAATTTCATAAG GCAGATCAGCGTCATTTCATCAGATGGGGAGAACCCCAGGTGTCGCTCAGTGAGGAGACAGGGCTGCAGCCAGAGGAAATCCCCAGAGccacaagagaagaagaaaccacTTGAGATGGAGAAACTCATCCAGTCAGAGACTTCAGCAACCGGCAGG GTGAAGACAAAAGTGTACCTGGAGTATGCCAAGGCCGTGGGACCCCTGCTGTCAGTGTTCATCTGTTTCCTGTACGGCTGTCAGAGTGCATCCGCCATCGGAGCAAACATCTGGCTCAGCCAGTGGACTAATGATGCTTCAAAAAATCAGACTAAGGAGAATGCAGTTATGAGGGTGGGGGTGTATGCAGCATTGGGCACTGCACAAG GTGTGCTGTTGTTGGTTAACTGCCTGTTGTGCCGAGCCTACAGTATGCTGCGAGCGGCCAAGCTCACTCACTACAACATGCTCCAGGGGGTCCTGCGAGCTCCGCAGGCCTTCTTCGAGAGCACCCCCACTGGGCGCTTACTAAACCGCTTCAGCAAAGACATCGATGCTATAGACTCCCACATTCCAGAAAATATTGACATATGGATGCGCACTTTCTG A